gaagttattatagaactctaCACCTACATATCTATGTACAAACTTGtagatttagattttctttaaactcGGGTACCTCGCAGAGTTGGGCTTGGatatcatctgtgatttttttgaaattttttggtgtccatttaagggcgctatgaatttttgaagttaagaacttaaaaaatgttatcaaacttcaaattaattatttattattaataattaattatttgaaattttgtatcgCAGTTTTGACtgtcttcttcatcctataaaaaaaaaaattatccaagattgtccatctcataaccaacttaaattacccgaagaaacatttttgttccttttcatcatttccaagatgccatacaaatcgatgggttttgttattgttaagaaagtaggctttgaaaaattaaaattacaatctgaaacaaaaaatttttttcaaagcctacctccttaacattaagaaaatccatcgatttgtatggcagctatatgaagggacggtggtaaaattacgatattaatatatgtgcacAATATCAGTGAGTGattgagttgtgcaaactttcagcttaaacatgtaagaattgtactcattggaaatataaatagggtttttctaaattcgcataaaaaaatatatatcttgaaaatgatgaaaaggaacaaaaatgtttcttcgggtaaattaagttggttatgagatggacaatcttggatagttaagtttcttttataggatgaagaagacattCAAAACCgcgatacaaaattttaaataattaaaattcatacttattgtacaacaaaaaactttagaaaattattttttaactccgtcagtacacatttaaaaacgtgttaagttgcacgttgttcttctaagcctttctcgagatatactaatttgaagtttgagaacattttttaagtttttatcttcaaaaattcatagcgcccaCAAATGGACACCcaattacatatgtacatacaattgtacgcgcgGTATtctggaaaaaggcttcacctcttcaattttcaattaaatacgtagaaattgttttggctgcgacggcaaaacaaacatatgagatttttatttttctaatttctagaaaaattctttcttgaattttcttCATCTCGAAAGGTTTTCTACattcaaaggcaaattttctaataacaagaattttttttttctattttcaaaggttgGCCGATTTAATGGTGAGATTTCTAAagttaagaaattaatttttatgagtgtagtagagtgtttgactgcaatcTGTGAGGCAAGGGGTTCGATACCCACGAAGTTTTTCTCTAGTTGGTaaggtttttgatttttatattaattatataaaaaattcagttattgtttcagttaaaatttgaaactaaAAGTGTGTTCATGTTCGAACGTAGTGACTTTATCCatgtgtttaaaaaaaaacgagagaaaaataagtttagAAACGGGACCCAAAAACAACACAACACCGATTGACAGGAGGGGGAGCAACAGGCATAATTTCCGATACCCCGATTTCGTCTTTTCTTGTTCAATTTTTATCTTGAAATCGACATCGGTTTGATGTTGAAACCAAGAAGACATCATCTCGATAATGAGAGCACACATACTAAAAAACCATTCACAAACCGAGATGACTTCGATgttgatttaagatttttagtaTGAGTTAATCTTGGCTAGCTTTTGAGATGGAGAATACTGAAATCAACATCGGTGAGCacggtttttatacccttgcagagggtattataatttcagtcaaatgtttgcaacgcagtgaaggagacgtttccgacataaagtatatatattcttgatcagcatcaatagccgagtccatctagccatgtctgtctgtcctcctgtccgtctgtccgtctgtccgtttctatgcgaactagtctctcagttttaaagctatcgcgatgaaactttcccaaaaatcttctttctattgcaggtagtacatacactactggtcaaaagaataagtacacacgttacaccctcacttgctaagagatatctctatagttattgaggccagacctcccaaacctttttatttggaaatgtTATTCtgttctgaaatatttaaataaacaatggatacAGTAAAACCTGCCTAATCCATGTTAGCCCTACATTTGTGCGATAGGTCGGTTTTggtgtggtcaaaataataagtacacttgagttacttataaattttaaaatattaaatctagaatggggctacggttagtattttaccttaagttaggatcatgtttataagaagtctgggccaattggacgatccaaaaaaaaaatagttaaattttaaattcttaatttttttatttttattttgatagtagataaaacgactaaaaaaatgagatatgtatgtcggaacgagccggatcggaccactatatcttatggcttccataggaattatcaaaaaaataattcaaataaccattgtaactttgtagaaagtaggcgctttgatttttgacaacgtaaaaacaacattttaagtaggcatatctgcaagggtatataaacttcggctggccgaagttaacttcctttcttgttttttcttgttgtaaGTGAACACGCCATCTTATCCAAACCAATCTTagtaaatgtttataaaaatttgtctTTTTCTAAGCCTCTAATAAATGCTGAAATGAATAAGCCGAACAATGTCGTGAAATAACCGCATTACGAAACTATTGACTTAACAATTTACAAACTTCGCTGTATGCAATAAATTTGAACTCGTTAGGAATTCCCAAATTAAACTGCGGTCTCCGAAAAGTTTCTTGACGCATGGATTCTGAAAAACAGGACCTCtaagtttgaaaaatgctATAAATGCAGACGGCTTCTTGGTGTGTTGTGGTgtcaaaacacaaaaaaattttacaatttttttgatgtttttaaAGGTTGTATTATAGTTGTACTAACTggctacaaaaacaaaatttttaaaaacgaagGGCGgtagactactttaattttgaCCGCAACTGtatgtttaaatgttttattttatttcttttaaaatggtaaaagtattttaaatatatagtttTGACAACACAACAAACAAATTGCCCCCGTAAACTTGGCAATTATTATCCTTTGACGTCCGGTTTCTCAGAATctttgcgtcggggaactctttggagaACGCTGTTTAATTTGGGATATCGGGGTAAATATGTAGATGTAACGcgatgcaattttaattttataaccaaaagttttaaaaaaatgtgttacatctgttgttaaaatgcaaatgaaatattattttagcaaaaggGTATCAATATTGTAATgaatttaaaggaatttttattAGTCAGCTACAATGGTCACACACGCACTAATTAAACAGAAACACAAAATTTAACTTTgcgaaatttccacgaaccatttctatttatacccgttactcgtagattaAAGGATCACATTGTATTCTTGCAAAAGCAtataacaggtagaaggaagcgtttccgaacctataaaatatatccggcctgttccagttttcactcggaagtgaatttcaTTTCATGCTGGCGGATTTAAGTCCGCATGTcaaatgcttggcggaaagtttccttgtgaatttttcggaagttaaaaaaataccaacGATGGATATTTGAATCCGCgcagttctttcggaagtgagtcaTGAAACAGGTCTGgaaaattcgattccgtgtgaatctttcggaagtgaaaactagaacaatGCCGTGTATCGCAGGATCGCTAGTCATGTTCGTCTGTtcttctgtctgtctgtctctatGAACGccgagatctcggaaactataaaagctggAATATTGACATTGAGCAAGAAGATTCTAGGGGTTCCTATGCAGCGCCAGTTTGTTTCAtcggtgccacgccccctctaaacCACAGAAACCGCAAAAAGGTGTGGCGCCCACAGGTTTGATGCTATAATGAAAATTTAAGCTAATATGTATCAGCGCTATTTAGCGCTTTTAATGCTTAAACCTGTCTAGCGCCTATATTTGTGTTCTGAACAGAGCTTGCAAAcctcattttgtttttgtagctttaaatcaattcctaACTATCTAAGAATATCTTTACAACATTACTTGGttttattcaaataatttcgaaAGATTTTAAAGAACACGCGAACCAATTTGTAGGAATAGGCTTGGTTGGAATACTTTGAgacattttttatcttaagacttatggtagttcatttgaattgatcTGCCTATTATAGCTTATTTGAAAGGTAATTCGAttctttatggcattttttattaaagatagtttcttatatagtcaataaatatactgaagtaaacaaaaaaaataacatctaaCCTAGATTCAGGACAGAATTTTATGtacatttatatgtacaatgcaattttagaattatcttgATTTCCTATGTAAAATTGATGCACATATCACAGCAGGCCTATACTTTTCCCTTTCTAGAGAAAACCCAATTTTCggacttttatttaacagtaaTCTTATAGAAACCcttttaacttaaaagggtctcaccgagtggttattgaaagaccgattgctttgttcggttgagccgaacggtcggaccgaaaccgacaagcaaaacgaaaaaagggttccgctcagagagagagtttgtgagcaacatttttttcgtatacccgttactcagttaATGGAAGTACGAGGGAGATGAAGATATGCATATAGCAAATCAACTGCTTTTTAATGAAAGGTGCAACCATTGCTTTACAATTCGTTATGTATTTATacgtattaaaattgttttgggcGATAGTGGGCATTagacttgcgctgcgtagaaagtCCCAAATTTCGTTTggttaatcccaactttctagcttttaaaatttcgagatttcagcgttcatacggacagacagacggacatacaTTGCGAGTAATAAATGTTCATGATTTTCAAACTGACTCCATCTATTGggtaacttttaaattaatggtTTTTGGGCTATtacttaacattttatttaccctttcacaaaaatttcaaaaatatgggCGCTAGCAGACCTTAGTGTCGTAAGCGGTTACGGGCGTTAGAATGGGAGTGCCACATTCGCTTAACAAACTTGAGCTAAATGGGAAGCTAAGGAATCTAAATCGTAAATGACAACTCTTTACCTCTTATAGTTTCCAAGAACTCAGCGTTCACACCTGTTACAGTATATTTTTTccccgaatacaatatacaattttgCTTTACGagcaacgggtataaaaagcttCACAAAGCTACAAAAATAATTCTCAAGGACTGGCGATAAATCCAAGGACTTAGTCAGTTTGATTTGTTTCGTACTAGATTTCCCAAGAaatttacactctaggctatacTTATGGATCATATGTAGTTCAATTGAAACTAGTTAAATTCTAGTTGTCTTTTCACTAGActttaacatgtatttgttctaccagttaaatatttaccaGTCCGAggcaaattacatttttactagttttgtgctatttttctattttctggactttatgtagtttaaatgcATCAGACAAATTCAACTAGTtcccctgcaggaaaaatgcaaactagtctgaaaaacaactagttatacaactaatataaagcaaccggaatttgtctgaatgcatttggactacacagggtctagaaaatttgtgctagtcgaaaaaatgattaatacaaaactagttaaaAAGAAACTTTTCTCGGActggtacctttctgacaaaaaaaaccttaaaaatatttaactggtagaacaaatacatgttagggtctagttaaaatgcaactggaatttaactggttgctaatgaaacacatatgatccaaaaatatagcctagagtgtaaatgtcttgggaaatttaacactaaacaaatcaaacactcgaggtcctcggttcaatccctagtctctgtacatttttttttgttttttgtttgctaggtgatgctttagttttattttaaactttgtttaatctgtcggaggcaatatatatgtgaaaaatcactgtttttgaattatgtcacactaaaattcataaaccttgttaggtcaatacaaaatgtgatgcgtgtatggctcaatcagttagtgtgtctacaaatccaaaggtcccgggttcaagtcctagagagggcgacttgcctcaaaaaagtaagtttgttttaattccatttaattatcatttactgtatttgatttcataataattatcagaaattctctaaggaccgcgcctattaattggatactaaactaggagagcgtcaagttaggcatcgtcaagtactagtgaaatccaatcacttgatggtttagatataaattttaagttttttggtgaaaataatttttttcagtgtagtttaacagctgtaaacgtaaattggttaacagtaactagtgcaaaactagtagcaaatggactagttgtttccgacgacaagcatatgaaaaatggaccacttcgttacaaggaaatggacataacttgaactagttaaccttcttgacccaactagtattttaatagtccaaaactgattccgtttcctgcaatAATGGCCTTATGaaccaaattattttctataaaaatattgtttttaatttaaattttaatgaaaaacaaatgttttttaatattttagattgACATGGTTGACGATGATGAACGTCGTTGGCGTCATTTCAATCCGGAGATACCAAAAAGATCTGGAAAAATTGGTGAACTTGAAAAGTTTGATGCAACATTTTTCGGAGTCCATTTTAAACAGGCGCACACAATGGATCCGCAAACACGAATTCTTATTGAAACTGCTTATGAAGCTGTCATAGACTCTGGAGTAAATCCAAAAAGTCTACGTGGATCAAAAACTGGAGTGTACATAGGCTCTTGTATTTCTGAATCTGAAAAAACGTGGTTTTATGAAAAGGTTTCTTCTGGCGGATTTGGAATCACTGGATGTAGTAGAGCAATGATGGCTAACAGAATATCGTATTGTTTGGGACTTGAGGGTCCTTCATTTTTACTAGATACAGCTTGTTCTAGTTCAATGTACGCCTTAGACAATGCATTCAGCGCTATTCGAAACGGAGAAATTGATGCTGCAATTATTGGTGGGTCAAACTTATTACTTCATCCATTTGTAACACTCCAGTTTGCACGGTAAGCCAAAAAACATTGTGTTCAGatggaataatttaaataaatattttagacttGGTGTTCTGGCCCCAGATGGCTTTTGTCGGCCCTTTGATAAAAATGCTAGTGGTTATACTAGATCGGAAACCATAAATTGCCTATTcttacaaagaaaaaaagatgCTAAGCGAGTTTATGCAAGTGTGGTTTATTCGAAAACTAACTGTGATGGATACAAGCCAGAGGGAATAACATATCCGTCGGGTATAGTACAAGAGAAGTTGCTTGATCAGTTCTACAAAGATATTGACCTTAAACCAAGTGTGTTGGGTTATTTGGAAGCTCACAGTACAGGAACGGTGGTCGGTGATCCAGAAGAGTGTAAAGCAATCGATAATGTTTTATGCAATCAAAGGCGAGAGCCATTATTAGTTGGTTCGGTAAAGTCAAATGTTGGTCATTCTGAAGCGGCTTCTGGAATCTGTTCCTTAGTAAAAGCTTGTTTTGCCTTTGAATCTGGGTTAATTGCACCAAACATAAACTTTACGGAAGTTAAACAAGTAATTGCACCCTTAGCCGAAGGAAGGTTGATAGTCGTAAAAGACGTAACTCCGCTACCTAAGCCCTTCATTGGAATAAACTCCTTTGGGTTTGGTGGAGCTAATGCACATGCACTTTTGAAGGGTTATACAAAGTCCAAAACTAACCATGGATTACCACAAGATGAAGTACCGCGGCTACTCACATGGGCAGGAAGAACTGAGGAGGCAGTTCAAGAGATTTTTAATGCAGTAGAAAAAAATCCCTTGGATGCTGAGTTTATTGGATTACTTCAAAATATTCAAGAAGAAGATGTATCCGGTATGGTATTTCGGGGGTATGCAGTGTTTGCCAAGCAAGGAGTTCAACCGTGTAAATCCTTGACAAGAGATGTTCAACATTACACTGGTCTTCAGCGCCCGATTGTCTGGGTTTATAGCGGTATGGGTTCGCAATGGCATGAAATGGGAACAAAGCTAATGATAATACCTCGTTTTCGGGAAGCAATTGAAAGTTGTCATCAGATATTGTTATCGAAAGGCCTTGATCTTCTACATATATTAACAACAAATGATccagaaatttaccaaaaCATTTTGCATTCGTTTGTGGGAATAGCAGCAGTCCAAATAGGGCTAACAGATGTCTTGAGGTCTCTTAATTTTCAGCCGGACTATATTATTGGGCACTCCGTTGGTGAATTAGGCTGCGCATATGCAGATGGTGGGCTAACTGCTCAACAAATGATATTGGCAGCCTATTATCGAGGTAGGGTTAGTGTGGACCTAGAAAAAATAAGGGGTTCAATGGCAGCAATCGGAGTTGGATATAAGACAATTCTACATATGATGCCAAAGTCTATAGAAACGGCTTGCCATAATGGACCGGATTCTTGCACAATATCTGGTCCATTGGATGATGTTTCCCACTTTGTAGCTGAGTTAAAATCAAAGGGAATTTTCGCAAAGGAAGTGCCCTGTTCAAATATTGCTTATCATTCCAAATATATCGCACATATGGGTCCTCCATTATTGAAATACATGAAAGAAATTATACCAAATCCTAGAGCTAGAACTACAAAATGGTTGAGTACTAGTGTTCCTAAATGTGACTGGGATAAGGATCAAGCTAAATTTTGTTCAGCAGAGTATCACACCAATAACTTATTAAACAGTGTACTTTTTGATGAAACATTTTCATTGCTACCAAAAAATGCATTGACTATTGAAGTGGCGCCCCATGGTCTTTTAGGTGCTATTCTTAAGCGATCAATGCCCAATGGTATACATATTCCTTTAACAAATAGAGGCAATAAAAACAAcgctttgttttttctttcggCCCTTGGAAAGTATGTATTATAATTAAgtcaaaatcttaaaataatgtaaacaaattttcttgaaGATTATATCAAAATGGCGTATTACTACCGGTTGCCAACTTATATGAAAAAATTCAGTTCCCTGTATCCCGCTCAACACCCAGTATTAGCTCGCTTATTCGGTGGGACCATAGTGAAGACTGGTTCGTGACGAAATACGAAAACATGAAGACTAAATCCAGCGGAGAGCGTGTGTTTCCAGTTAATTTGGCGAGTGATAATGAAGAATTTATGAGTGGACATATAATAGATGGAAAAATTATTGTGCCAGCTACATGTTATCTTCAGTATGTTTGGGAAACATTTTCACTTATGTACCACGGCCCAAGTTATATGGATGTACCCGTTGAATTTGAAGATATTCGTTTTATAAGAGCTACAAGTATGCCAGTAAATGGAAAAGTTGACTTAACAGTTATGATTCACTATGGGACCGGCCATTTTGAGGTAAGTACATTGTTAATCgattttcatatatatttaggAGGCCTTAATCGATCACATTTTAGATAACTGAAGCGGGTAGCTTAGTTGTTACCGGTATTATCCGTGAGACTGAAAATCCCAATATTCCAGAAGTTTATCAATTCCAAAAGAAATCTATGTTTCCAATGATTTCAAAAAGAGACTTTTACAAAGAGTTAAGATTGCGTGGCTATCATTACAATGGCGCATTTCAAGCCGTTCAAATGGCCCGTTCTGATGGATTGTTCGGAAAGGTTGAGTGGAATTATAATTGGGTAACCTTCATGGATGCGAtgcttcaaattcaaattttggGTACTGATTCGAGAACTCTTTTATTACCAACAAAAATAcggaaacttaaaataaatggcTTACACCATTTCGATTTAATGACAAAAATGAATCCCGATAATCGCGTTTTTGATGTCTATGTAGATCACATGTATGACCGGATCGTTGCAGGAGGAATAGAACTTATCGGTCTACATGCTAGCCCAGTGCAAAGGCGTAGACCTCCCGGTATTCCAGTTTTGGAAGAATATGTTTTTCTTCCACTTTCTCTTTCCCCGATTCTTTCCCTACAAAATGCTGCACGTGCTTGCGTTCAAATAGCTCTTGAAAATAATCCAATCCCAAAAATGAAACTGGTAGAGTTAGATACGGATGGAAAAGAAACCGTCTTAACTGAATTTTTAGAAGCAATTGAAGATCTACCTGTTGTTACTGGAGACTGCATTCTATTAACATCTCGAAAGCTAGAAGACATCCCAGGCGTTCATGTTGAAAATGGATGTTTGTCTTCTCAAACCAATtgtcattttgttttattgggAGGCCTTGATGAAGAACAAATGCAAGATAAAATTTTAACTGCCCATAAAGTGCTTGTCGAGACTGGATATATGGTGCTTAGACTGAAGTCTacggaaaatattttagaaatggaCAAATTTAGAACGATTACAACAATTCCGATAGATAACAAcgaggaaacttttgttttaatgcAGAAAGTATCAACTAAACTATCAgttcaaccaattttggtaaaagTATCTCAAAATGATGAGCATTTTGAATGGATTGCAGTTTTACAATCTGCCATAAGCACAAAAACACCTGTTATTGTGTATTCATTTAACGAATCATTAAACGGTATTATTGGTTTGGTAAACTGTTTGCGAAAAGAGCCAGACGGTAATATGATCAGATGTTTTTTCATTGATGACCAAAGTGCTCCTGAGTTTGATTTGTCTCTACCTTTCTATGCAGCTCAGTTATCATTGGGTCTGGCATTCAACATATATCGCAATGTAAgtgtaatttaatatatttttacctttCAACATATTAGTTTGTTTTCTATTAGGGTTCTTGGGGCAGCTATAGGCATTTGAAATTGATCAAAAGTGAGAAACCAATGGCCAGATTAGATCATATATATGGAAATGTTATTCAACGTGGAGATCTATCGACTTTGCAATGGCTAAAAGGACCTTATGATTCACAAAATTGCCAGATTAAAGTAGCTTATTCTTCACTTAATTTTCGAGATGTAATGCTTGCAACTGGTCGGTTAGCCGTTGAATTATATGGATCAAGTCGAATAGACCAAAACTGTGTTCTGGGTTTTGAGTATTCTGGCATCAACGTACTTACGGGACGACGTATAATGAGCATGGTGGTCAAGGGTGGTGTGGCTTCCTATATTGAGAAACCATCAAAACTTATTTGGGATATTCCTGATCACTGGTCACTGGAAGAGGCAGCCACTGTCCCTGTGGTATATATAACTGTCTACTATGCCTTTTTTATGATTACCGATATACGTAAAGGAAAAAGTATTCTTATACATGCTGGTACTGGGGGCATTGGGTTAGCCGCTATTCGGGTGGCTTTATCCTATAACTTGGAGGTTTTTACAACTTGCAGTactccagaaaaaaaaaaatttttattggaaaaGTTTCCGCAACTTAAAGGTAATTTCAAGTACATGTGAGTAAATGtataatgcaggtttttaaaaaaaattgtagaatCAAACATTGGAAATTCTCGAGATACATCATTTGAGTTAATGGTGCAGCGTGAGACAAATGGAAAAGGAGTGGATTTTGTATTGAACTCTTTATCAGAAGAAAAGCTGCTTGCTTCTGTACGTTGTCTTGGAAAGTCAGGTCGTTTTTTggaaattggaaaattcgACATGGCTAACGACAACAAGATTGGATTGGGAtcctttttaaaagaaataacgTTCCATGCTGTTCTAGCTGATAGCCTCCTTGTTGCTCCTGATGAAGACATTTGGGTAATAGAATTCTTGGATataaaataacacaaaatatacattacattttttttatagcatt
This portion of the Drosophila takahashii strain IR98-3 E-12201 chromosome 3R, DtakHiC1v2, whole genome shotgun sequence genome encodes:
- the LOC138913405 gene encoding fatty acid synthase-like isoform X1, which gives rise to MECKKNKKYSRSFPDTDGDDIVISGMAGKFPNCRNITEYQYKLYNKIDMVDDDERRWRHFNPEIPKRSGKIGELEKFDATFFGVHFKQAHTMDPQTRILIETAYEAVIDSGVNPKSLRGSKTGVYIGSCISESEKTWFYEKVSSGGFGITGCSRAMMANRISYCLGLEGPSFLLDTACSSSMYALDNAFSAIRNGEIDAAIIGGSNLLLHPFVTLQFARLGVLAPDGFCRPFDKNASGYTRSETINCLFLQRKKDAKRVYASVVYSKTNCDGYKPEGITYPSGIVQEKLLDQFYKDIDLKPSVLGYLEAHSTGTVVGDPEECKAIDNVLCNQRREPLLVGSVKSNVGHSEAASGICSLVKACFAFESGLIAPNINFTEVKQVIAPLAEGRLIVVKDVTPLPKPFIGINSFGFGGANAHALLKGYTKSKTNHGLPQDEVPRLLTWAGRTEEAVQEIFNAVEKNPLDAEFIGLLQNIQEEDVSGMVFRGYAVFAKQGVQPCKSLTRDVQHYTGLQRPIVWVYSGMGSQWHEMGTKLMIIPRFREAIESCHQILLSKGLDLLHILTTNDPEIYQNILHSFVGIAAVQIGLTDVLRSLNFQPDYIIGHSVGELGCAYADGGLTAQQMILAAYYRGRVSVDLEKIRGSMAAIGVGYKTILHMMPKSIETACHNGPDSCTISGPLDDVSHFVAELKSKGIFAKEVPCSNIAYHSKYIAHMGPPLLKYMKEIIPNPRARTTKWLSTSVPKCDWDKDQAKFCSAEYHTNNLLNSVLFDETFSLLPKNALTIEVAPHGLLGAILKRSMPNGIHIPLTNRGNKNNALFFLSALGKLYQNGVLLPVANLYEKIQFPVSRSTPSISSLIRWDHSEDWFVTKYENMKTKSSGERVFPVNLASDNEEFMSGHIIDGKIIVPATCYLQYVWETFSLMYHGPSYMDVPVEFEDIRFIRATSMPVNGKVDLTVMIHYGTGHFEITEAGSLVVTGIIRETENPNIPEVYQFQKKSMFPMISKRDFYKELRLRGYHYNGAFQAVQMARSDGLFGKVEWNYNWVTFMDAMLQIQILGTDSRTLLLPTKIRKLKINGLHHFDLMTKMNPDNRVFDVYVDHMYDRIVAGGIELIGLHASPVQRRRPPGIPVLEEYVFLPLSLSPILSLQNAARACVQIALENNPIPKMKLVELDTDGKETVLTEFLEAIEDLPVVTGDCILLTSRKLEDIPGVHVENGCLSSQTNCHFVLLGGLDEEQMQDKILTAHKVLVETGYMVLRLKSTENILEMDKFRTITTIPIDNNEETFVLMQKVSTKLSVQPILVKVSQNDEHFEWIAVLQSAISTKTPVIVYSFNESLNGIIGLVNCLRKEPDGNMIRCFFIDDQSAPEFDLSLPFYAAQLSLGLAFNIYRNGSWGSYRHLKLIKSEKPMARLDHIYGNVIQRGDLSTLQWLKGPYDSQNCQIKVAYSSLNFRDVMLATGRLAVELYGSSRIDQNCVLGFEYSGINVLTGRRIMSMVVKGGVASYIEKPSKLIWDIPDHWSLEEAATVPVVYITVYYAFFMITDIRKGKSILIHAGTGGIGLAAIRVALSYNLEVFTTCSTPEKKKFLLEKFPQLKESNIGNSRDTSFELMVQRETNGKGVDFVLNSLSEEKLLASVRCLGKSGRFLEIGKFDMANDNKIGLGSFLKEITFHAVLADSLLVAPDEDIWHLKALIDSDISNGIIQPLPVKVFPAHEIEQAFRHLIGGKHIGKVVIQVREKPDDPTTLPIRVLSQIYFRHDLSYVIPGGLGGFGMELADWMTLRGARRLLLSSSRGITKDYQSFRIALWKTYGCEIAVSTADISSREGCRQLLSEAAVLGPVGGIFNLAVVLRDSIFPNQNVNQFLESFTPKAIATKYLDELSRISCPDLKHFVVFSSVSCGRGNAGQTNYGMANSVMERIIENRKKDGFPGKAIQWGAVGEVGLVADMAEDKIDMEIGGTLQQRISSCIQELDHLLSAEASIVSSMVVAEKRTGRSGNESIIDAVMNIMGIRDLKSVSLGTTLSEMGMDSLMAVEIKQTLERDFELILSPQDLRLLTFQKLQEFIEAREKENTDGIKMIFASESKLLGMQLLIRNLGDETNCDRIIIPLKTSAAPSKQSLSPNIIIPGLEGTAGRAWYQIGSSLQSRAIVLQLHRFAHLENLKDVAQQSFEHVKLILKQSEPFYIIGYSYGTFVALQLTELLENSGFRGHVMLIDGAPHFLKRLTNLHLGENFSDNDLYDLLFSSIVNQIFPEETKESMSEVFHKIDSLSEKMSLFMDYVEKQNIYSKEYSATMVEAMFKRVKMAATFNLDGLQKIKSPITLVRPAEVSLQDIDEDYCISSLTSGTVTLKVIEGNHTTMLDNPSLSQIINDFDPALLEDKNFEEYIRNDKPVSVV